In Pseudomonas hamedanensis, a single window of DNA contains:
- a CDS encoding methyl-accepting chemotaxis protein codes for MFFNRYKAALEDQQRTLTEQSGLLEAINRSMAVIEFDLDGVVLRANDNFLKTMGYTADQAIGQPHRHFCTPEFGRSAQYSELWSRLKNGQFQSGTFERVNGKGQPIWLEASYNPIKDAAGRVTKVVKYAMDVTAKVQQENEANAKLQAIDRAMAVIEFDLDGNILTANQNFLTRMGYTLAELRGQHHRLFCPAAMVNSSAYQDFWRRLNLGEFFHGQFERVDKRGQTVWLEANYNPVYDASGRLYKVVKFASDVTTRVVQHEQDARSASAAYHISIATRKVAEQGTQVIQQAASEMREIADDISQSSTLIAQLGERSEQITAIVNTIRAIADQTNLLALNAAIEAARAGEQGRGFAVVADEVRQLAARTSGSTAEISSMIGLIQSETRQAIKSMEGTRERAAEGVALANQAGTVILQIRDGASEAVDAVSMFANERVPG; via the coding sequence ATGTTTTTCAACCGTTACAAAGCCGCCCTCGAAGATCAGCAGCGCACCCTCACTGAGCAATCCGGACTGCTTGAAGCCATCAACCGCTCAATGGCGGTGATCGAATTCGATCTTGATGGCGTGGTGTTACGGGCCAATGACAATTTTCTCAAGACCATGGGTTACACCGCGGACCAAGCCATCGGTCAGCCGCACCGGCATTTCTGCACCCCGGAATTCGGCCGCAGCGCCCAGTACAGTGAGTTGTGGTCTCGCCTGAAGAACGGTCAATTTCAGTCCGGCACGTTCGAGCGGGTCAACGGCAAAGGCCAGCCGATCTGGCTGGAAGCCAGTTACAACCCGATCAAGGATGCGGCAGGACGGGTGACGAAAGTGGTCAAGTACGCGATGGATGTCACCGCCAAGGTCCAGCAGGAAAACGAAGCCAATGCCAAGCTGCAGGCCATCGACCGGGCAATGGCGGTGATCGAATTCGACCTCGACGGCAATATCCTTACCGCGAATCAGAATTTTCTGACGCGCATGGGTTACACCCTGGCCGAACTCCGCGGCCAGCATCACCGCTTGTTCTGCCCAGCGGCAATGGTCAACAGCAGCGCTTATCAGGACTTCTGGCGGCGTTTGAATCTCGGCGAATTCTTCCACGGGCAATTCGAGCGCGTGGACAAACGCGGCCAGACCGTGTGGCTGGAGGCCAACTACAACCCGGTCTACGACGCCTCGGGGCGGCTGTACAAAGTGGTTAAATTCGCCTCCGACGTAACCACCCGCGTCGTCCAGCACGAACAGGACGCGCGCAGCGCCAGCGCCGCTTATCACATATCGATAGCGACCCGGAAAGTCGCCGAGCAAGGCACTCAGGTCATCCAGCAAGCCGCCAGCGAAATGCGCGAAATCGCCGACGACATCAGCCAGTCTTCAACCCTGATTGCGCAACTCGGCGAGCGCTCCGAGCAGATCACCGCCATCGTCAATACCATCCGTGCGATCGCCGACCAGACCAATCTGCTCGCCCTCAACGCGGCCATCGAAGCCGCGCGCGCCGGTGAACAGGGCCGTGGTTTTGCCGTCGTCGCCGATGAAGTGCGCCAACTGGCGGCGCGCACCAGCGGCTCCACGGCCGAGATATCCAGCATGATCGGCTTGATCCAGAGCGAAACCCGGCAGGCCATCAAGAGCATGGAAGGCACCCGCGAACGCGCGGCTGAAGGCGTGGCGCTGGCGAATCAGGCGGGGACGGTGATTCTGCAGATTCGCGATGGCGCCAGTGAGGCGGTGGATGCGGTGAGTATGTTTGCCAACGAGCGAGTGCCGGGCTGA
- a CDS encoding XRE family transcriptional regulator — protein sequence MASLAMNHILERVALFQFTPTHCVQARAMLGWSVEQLSREAQVPVEDIQRFEAQQEVADAARLALAYRFEALGLVFFPGFRPGRRASLNEVNPESVGRGDYAMAD from the coding sequence ATGGCCTCTCTTGCGATGAACCACATTCTCGAACGCGTTGCCCTTTTCCAGTTCACCCCCACTCACTGTGTCCAGGCCCGAGCGATGCTGGGCTGGAGCGTGGAACAGCTATCGCGCGAGGCGCAGGTGCCGGTTGAAGACATTCAACGATTCGAGGCACAGCAAGAAGTCGCGGATGCAGCGCGGCTGGCGCTGGCCTATCGCTTCGAGGCGCTGGGGTTGGTGTTCTTTCCGGGATTTCGGCCGGGGCGTCGTGCAAGCTTGAACGAGGTGAATCCGGAATCGGTGGGGCGTGGAGATTATGCGATGGCTGATTGA
- a CDS encoding LysR family transcriptional regulator — protein MVLHYRLAFTHSILAFTQVINAPTHYRLDYADLALILALVRGTSLARASQLLRVDVSTVFRAVRRLESALGQQLFEKSRAGYLPTTLAQALAEQAERAEQALEAARIGVEQGGRVVSGTVRLTCTDSVLQGLLLPALAQFMPNYPALTIELSTSNDFANLSRRDADIALRLTRTPPQHLVGRQLAEISYRVCASQRYLENVEGADLTTLAWIAPDEFLPDHPTVAWRRQHLPGVVPAYRCNSMLSVTQLVRAGLGVAALPDFLINDGLQALSEPLHGYDTALWLLTRPDCRALRSVVTLFDELGRALRLP, from the coding sequence ATGGTGCTCCACTATAGATTGGCGTTCACGCACTCAATATTGGCGTTTACCCAAGTGATCAATGCACCGACGCACTATCGACTCGACTATGCCGACCTGGCGCTGATTCTCGCATTGGTACGCGGCACCTCACTGGCACGCGCTTCCCAGTTGCTGCGCGTTGACGTGTCGACGGTGTTTCGCGCCGTACGCCGACTGGAGTCAGCGCTTGGCCAGCAACTGTTCGAAAAAAGCCGCGCCGGTTACCTGCCCACCACCCTGGCGCAAGCGCTCGCCGAGCAGGCCGAACGCGCCGAGCAGGCACTGGAAGCGGCGCGGATCGGGGTTGAGCAGGGCGGACGGGTGGTCAGTGGCACGGTGCGCCTGACCTGCACCGATTCGGTGTTGCAAGGCTTGTTGCTCCCGGCGCTGGCGCAGTTCATGCCCAACTACCCGGCGCTGACGATCGAATTGAGTACCTCGAACGATTTCGCCAACTTGAGTCGTCGCGATGCCGACATTGCCTTGCGCTTGACGCGTACACCCCCGCAGCATCTGGTCGGACGGCAATTGGCGGAGATTTCCTACCGGGTCTGCGCCAGTCAGCGTTATCTGGAGAATGTTGAGGGGGCGGATCTGACGACGCTTGCCTGGATTGCCCCGGACGAGTTCTTGCCGGATCACCCAACCGTGGCCTGGCGGCGCCAGCACCTGCCCGGGGTGGTGCCGGCTTATCGCTGCAACAGCATGCTGAGCGTGACGCAACTGGTGCGCGCCGGCCTCGGCGTGGCGGCATTGCCTGACTTTCTGATCAACGACGGATTGCAGGCGTTGAGCGAACCCCTGCACGGTTACGACACGGCGCTGTGGCTGCTGACCCGGCCCGATTGCCGGGCGTTGCGTTCGGTGGTGACCCTGTTTGATGAACTGGGGCGGGCGTTGCGCCTGCCATAA
- a CDS encoding DUF6933 domain-containing protein, whose protein sequence is MLIFNCTEAAGKFFSRVHKGKTITPVSAKPPSPVIEDDEPNSFDEQWLVHAITVQRKHVLFVIHVRTRYCMIFADAKKADAEGFVAWFIERWREGLIRDAINHDLMQWADAGSMTDRFEPSCAEHRFYRRSHRGAQKHIEQIAWFFEDCAAEWGCLPQGERAAIGFDAQMNAQIRNTKERKDYFRPDEEMIAHWLRQYCAVDDAGVQAALARRTEAKREISAFEDGLRVN, encoded by the coding sequence ATGTTGATCTTCAATTGCACCGAAGCCGCCGGCAAGTTTTTCAGCCGTGTCCATAAAGGCAAAACAATCACGCCGGTGAGCGCTAAACCGCCGTCGCCAGTTATAGAAGACGATGAACCGAACAGCTTTGACGAACAGTGGCTAGTGCACGCGATCACCGTCCAGCGTAAACATGTGCTGTTTGTCATTCATGTCAGAACGCGTTATTGCATGATCTTTGCCGATGCCAAAAAGGCTGACGCCGAAGGGTTTGTGGCGTGGTTTATCGAGCGCTGGCGGGAAGGGTTGATACGTGATGCGATCAATCATGACCTCATGCAATGGGCTGATGCCGGGTCGATGACGGACCGTTTTGAGCCGAGCTGCGCAGAGCATCGTTTTTATCGCCGCAGCCATCGCGGTGCACAAAAGCACATCGAACAAATCGCCTGGTTTTTCGAGGACTGCGCTGCGGAGTGGGGCTGTTTGCCCCAAGGCGAACGTGCTGCCATCGGTTTCGATGCACAAATGAACGCGCAAATTCGAAACACCAAGGAGCGCAAGGATTACTTCAGGCCGGATGAAGAAATGATCGCCCACTGGTTGCGTCAGTACTGTGCTGTCGATGACGCGGGTGTTCAGGCTGCGCTTGCTCGACGCACGGAAGCAAAGCGGGAGATTAGTGCGTTTGAGGACGGGTTGCGTGTGAACTGA
- a CDS encoding helix-turn-helix domain-containing protein produces the protein MEIEVGSANVYQDLDLPNASEMQVKSQLAAKIGAIIKARHLTQIQASEILGLSQPKLSEMLRGKFRGISEAKMMECLSRLGRDVQIVVKSAPRSRKEGRIEVVFA, from the coding sequence ATGGAAATTGAAGTAGGCAGCGCAAACGTCTATCAAGATCTGGACTTACCCAATGCAAGTGAAATGCAGGTCAAGTCGCAGCTCGCAGCAAAAATTGGCGCAATCATTAAGGCGCGTCATCTCACTCAGATTCAGGCGTCGGAAATCTTGGGACTCTCACAACCCAAGCTTTCCGAAATGCTGCGTGGAAAATTTCGCGGAATCAGTGAGGCAAAAATGATGGAGTGCCTCTCTCGTCTCGGACGAGATGTGCAGATCGTCGTCAAATCGGCCCCCCGATCACGAAAAGAGGGCCGTATTGAGGTGGTATTCGCTTGA
- a CDS encoding sulfite exporter TauE/SafE family protein, protein MFYLLLTFFGCLTGISAVLFGFGGGFVVVPLLYQMLTASHAVNDPIAQSAMHIAVATSTCVMTVNALVATRKHHRAGNLMADYLWPLGGFIAAGAVVGAIAAMWVSGAVIRYAFIAYLGVTIVDCLLRRGFLTQSEGVVPRRLSATEISAGGVGIGAIATFLGVGGSVMTVPLLRRCGLSMSQATSMANPLSVPVALAGTLTYMALAGFTGPELGVWYVGYVDTLAFAALTLGSLLGIKLAAPWIGRIPDRTHARVYIGLLVIVMLGMWTR, encoded by the coding sequence ATGTTCTATCTTTTGCTCACGTTCTTTGGTTGCTTGACCGGTATCAGCGCCGTGCTGTTCGGCTTCGGCGGCGGCTTCGTCGTCGTGCCGCTGCTCTACCAGATGCTCACCGCCAGCCACGCCGTCAACGACCCCATCGCGCAATCGGCGATGCACATCGCCGTTGCCACCTCGACCTGTGTGATGACCGTTAACGCCCTGGTCGCCACGCGCAAACACCACCGCGCGGGTAATCTCATGGCTGACTATCTGTGGCCATTGGGTGGTTTCATCGCTGCGGGCGCAGTCGTCGGTGCAATCGCCGCGATGTGGGTCAGCGGTGCAGTGATCCGTTATGCCTTCATCGCCTACCTGGGCGTGACCATCGTTGACTGCTTGCTACGTCGCGGATTCCTTACGCAGTCCGAAGGTGTCGTACCACGGCGATTGAGCGCAACGGAAATATCCGCGGGCGGCGTAGGCATCGGCGCCATCGCGACGTTCCTCGGCGTAGGAGGAAGCGTCATGACCGTGCCGCTGCTACGCCGTTGCGGGCTGAGCATGTCGCAAGCCACGTCCATGGCCAATCCGCTGAGCGTGCCGGTGGCATTGGCCGGGACGTTGACGTACATGGCGCTGGCCGGGTTCACCGGGCCTGAACTGGGTGTCTGGTATGTCGGGTACGTGGACACGCTGGCGTTTGCGGCGCTGACGCTTGGCTCGTTACTGGGCATCAAATTGGCTGCGCCGTGGATAGGGCGGATACCTGACCGGACACATGCCCGGGTCTATATTGGATTGCTGGTTATAGTGATGCTCGGTATGTGGACACGATGA
- a CDS encoding CTP synthase C-terminal region-related (seleno)protein — protein sequence MENRAIRIALIGDYDPQVTAHQAIPVALERIAEDRRHTVQFEWLATDQINADTALDLYDGFWCVPASPYKSEQGALRAIRFAREQRRPFLGTCGGFQHAILEYSRNVLGWADAVHGETSPESERAVLTPLACSLVEAVDSIHLRPGSLIAKAYETSEIEEGYRCRYGVNPQFEQTLLSDRLHAVGHDSAGDLRAVELKDYPFFVATLFQPERAALKGQVPPLVRAFVEACGQRR from the coding sequence ATGGAAAATCGCGCCATTCGCATCGCCCTGATTGGCGACTACGACCCGCAGGTCACCGCCCACCAAGCCATCCCGGTTGCTCTCGAACGGATCGCCGAAGATCGGCGGCACACCGTGCAATTTGAGTGGCTGGCCACCGATCAGATTAACGCCGACACAGCACTCGATCTCTACGATGGTTTTTGGTGCGTGCCGGCCAGCCCCTACAAAAGTGAACAAGGCGCACTGCGCGCCATTCGCTTTGCCCGCGAACAACGGCGTCCTTTCCTCGGTACCTGCGGCGGTTTTCAGCACGCGATTCTGGAATATTCGCGCAATGTTCTGGGTTGGGCCGATGCAGTACATGGCGAAACATCGCCAGAATCAGAACGCGCGGTACTCACGCCACTGGCCTGCTCGCTGGTTGAAGCCGTGGACAGCATCCATCTGCGGCCCGGTTCGTTGATCGCCAAGGCGTACGAAACGTCTGAAATCGAGGAAGGCTATCGCTGTCGCTACGGTGTGAATCCACAGTTCGAACAAACATTGTTGAGCGATCGGCTACATGCGGTCGGCCATGATTCGGCAGGTGATCTGCGCGCTGTCGAACTGAAAGATTATCCGTTCTTTGTTGCTACGCTGTTCCAGCCGGAACGCGCAGCACTGAAGGGGCAAGTGCCGCCGCTGGTTCGGGCGTTTGTCGAAGCCTGCGGGCAGCGACGTTGA
- a CDS encoding antibiotic biosynthesis monooxygenase family protein, producing the protein MTACFAVIFTSTRTEGDNGYAAAAQRMAELVREQPGFLGVESVRGADGHGITVSYWQSEAAILAWRDHPEHRLIQARGRSQWYSAFHTRVCRVEREYAFGQ; encoded by the coding sequence ATGACGGCGTGCTTTGCGGTGATTTTCACCTCGACCCGCACCGAGGGTGACAACGGTTATGCTGCGGCGGCGCAGCGCATGGCTGAGTTGGTGCGCGAGCAGCCGGGTTTTCTTGGCGTGGAATCGGTTCGAGGCGCGGACGGCCATGGCATCACCGTGTCGTATTGGCAGAGCGAGGCGGCCATTCTGGCGTGGCGGGATCATCCCGAGCATCGGTTGATCCAGGCGCGTGGGCGCTCGCAGTGGTATTCAGCGTTTCATACGCGGGTGTGCCGGGTTGAGCGGGAGTATGCATTCGGACAGTAA
- a CDS encoding AraC family transcriptional regulator translates to MRNISINQLDDTPRSVVAIGTDYSHGHLLPFHTHRRAQLLYGASGVMQVSTHDGNWVVPPQRAVWIPPGMAHEVLMLGVSTRSLYIEPGTVDLGGRCQVVSVSPLLRHLLMEAVEVPLNYDLAGRDGALINLLLHELKRSTPLPLHIPMPTEGKLLSLCQTFLNKPNAHQSPQQWSEQLHISLRTFNRLFRQQTGFSFRQWRQQACVVQALARLAAGEAVTRIALDFGYESPAAFSTMFRRVLGQAPSVWLEAAN, encoded by the coding sequence ATGCGCAATATCTCGATCAATCAGTTGGACGACACGCCCCGCTCGGTCGTGGCAATCGGTACGGATTATTCCCACGGCCACCTACTCCCGTTTCATACGCATCGTCGGGCGCAATTGTTGTATGGCGCCAGCGGTGTGATGCAGGTCAGCACCCATGACGGTAACTGGGTGGTGCCGCCGCAGCGGGCGGTGTGGATTCCGCCGGGCATGGCCCATGAGGTGCTGATGCTCGGGGTGAGTACGCGCAGCTTGTACATCGAGCCTGGGACGGTGGATCTGGGTGGGCGTTGTCAGGTAGTTAGCGTGTCGCCGCTGCTGCGGCATTTGCTGATGGAAGCGGTTGAAGTGCCGTTGAACTATGACCTGGCGGGCCGCGACGGAGCGCTGATCAACCTGCTGTTACATGAGCTGAAGCGGAGTACGCCCCTGCCCTTGCACATTCCTATGCCGACCGAAGGAAAACTCCTCAGTCTGTGTCAGACCTTTCTGAACAAGCCCAACGCCCATCAATCACCACAGCAATGGTCCGAGCAGTTACACATAAGCTTACGAACCTTTAACAGATTGTTTCGTCAGCAGACCGGGTTCAGCTTTCGTCAGTGGCGGCAACAAGCCTGCGTCGTGCAAGCGCTGGCACGGTTGGCGGCGGGCGAAGCGGTGACACGGATCGCGCTGGACTTCGGTTACGAAAGCCCGGCGGCGTTCTCGACGATGTTTCGACGGGTACTTGGTCAGGCGCCGTCCGTCTGGTTGGAGGCGGCGAATTAG
- a CDS encoding type II toxin-antitoxin system RelE/ParE family toxin produces MSARKPLLWVCSSKKDLKQMPTEVQDVFGHALDLAQCGLRFSDAKPLKGFGGAGVLELIEDFDTDTYRAIYTVRFGSAIYVLHCFQKKSKSGIKTAQSDIDLIRNRLRAAQEHAKGSENHGN; encoded by the coding sequence ATGAGTGCAAGGAAGCCGCTCTTGTGGGTCTGCAGTAGCAAGAAAGATCTCAAGCAGATGCCCACAGAGGTACAAGATGTCTTTGGTCACGCACTGGATCTGGCTCAATGTGGCTTGAGGTTTTCAGATGCAAAACCATTGAAAGGGTTTGGAGGCGCGGGTGTCCTGGAGTTGATAGAAGACTTCGACACTGACACCTACCGCGCCATTTATACGGTTCGTTTTGGCAGTGCTATCTACGTTTTGCACTGCTTTCAGAAAAAGTCGAAAAGCGGGATCAAAACCGCCCAGTCAGACATTGATCTGATCAGAAACAGACTTCGAGCCGCCCAGGAACATGCGAAAGGATCAGAAAACCATGGAAATTGA
- a CDS encoding glycerophosphodiester phosphodiesterase, producing MPATFTQSALVLSLLLGLGQAHADTHPEPKAIAATHGIPHPAVIAHRGASFDAPESTAAAYRLARDLGADYLELDLQRSKDGVLFALHDDNLQRTTDVASKFPERKDSPATAFTMAELKTLDAGSWFNTKYPDRARASYAGLKILTLDEIIDIARANPQHKPGLYIETKEPQLFPGIEHDLKEKLQDRGWLSPAGSKLAKSALGVGQGKGKVILQTFDKSSLELLEKEMPQVPKILLLWVGEGSIEPKSSVTFAASGEKDKDVFYGKQEPKSEAEFKQWIDYAKAQGAIGTGPSAKLTHGGDQSYADLVQPWMNQYTHDQGLLVHVYTVDEPVDFEKVMAAGVDGIFTNRASELLKFYKRPAFSSVDQVLKNNGF from the coding sequence ATGCCTGCCACTTTTACCCAAAGCGCCTTGGTGCTGAGTCTGTTGCTCGGCCTCGGTCAGGCGCACGCCGACACCCACCCCGAGCCCAAGGCCATCGCTGCGACGCATGGCATCCCACACCCGGCGGTGATCGCCCACCGTGGCGCGTCCTTCGATGCTCCGGAGTCCACCGCGGCCGCCTACCGGCTGGCCCGCGACCTCGGCGCCGATTATCTGGAGCTGGATTTGCAGCGCAGCAAGGACGGCGTGCTTTTCGCCCTGCACGACGACAACCTGCAACGCACCACTGACGTCGCCAGCAAGTTTCCAGAGCGCAAAGACAGCCCGGCCACGGCCTTCACCATGGCCGAACTGAAAACCCTCGATGCCGGCAGTTGGTTCAACACCAAGTACCCGGATCGCGCGCGTGCGTCCTACGCCGGGCTGAAAATCCTCACCCTCGATGAAATCATCGACATCGCCCGCGCCAATCCGCAGCACAAGCCGGGCCTGTACATCGAAACCAAAGAGCCGCAACTGTTCCCCGGCATCGAACATGACCTGAAGGAAAAGCTGCAGGATCGCGGCTGGCTCAGCCCGGCCGGTTCCAAACTGGCGAAAAGCGCATTAGGCGTCGGTCAGGGCAAAGGCAAGGTGATCTTGCAGACCTTCGACAAGTCCAGCCTCGAACTGCTGGAAAAAGAAATGCCGCAAGTGCCGAAAATCCTCCTGCTGTGGGTCGGCGAAGGCAGCATCGAGCCGAAATCCAGCGTGACCTTTGCCGCGTCCGGCGAAAAGGACAAAGACGTGTTCTACGGCAAGCAGGAGCCGAAATCCGAAGCCGAGTTCAAGCAATGGATCGATTACGCCAAGGCCCAGGGCGCCATCGGCACCGGCCCGTCGGCGAAGCTGACCCATGGCGGCGATCAGAGTTACGCCGATCTGGTGCAACCGTGGATGAACCAGTACACCCATGACCAAGGCCTGCTGGTGCATGTCTACACGGTTGACGAGCCGGTGGACTTCGAGAAAGTCATGGCCGCCGGCGTCGACGGCATCTTTACTAATCGCGCCAGCGAACTGCTGAAGTTTTATAAGCGTCCAGCGTTTAGCAGCGTTGATCAGGTATTGAAGAACAACGGTTTTTGA
- a CDS encoding TetR/AcrR family transcriptional regulator produces the protein MTAPQRLTDRKREAIIQAAISEFRSHGFEITSMDKIAATAGVSKRTVYNHFPSKEELFAEILNQLWARIIAEPSVSYNREQPLREQLRQMLREKMQMMADENFLTLARVAIAATIHSPERAQNMIERMGEREEGLTVWIRAAQADGRLQAVDPEFAAHQVQGLLKTFAFWPQVSMGRAVLDIEMQHSVAESALDMFLARYQR, from the coding sequence ATGACAGCCCCACAGCGACTCACCGACCGTAAACGCGAAGCCATCATTCAGGCAGCGATCAGCGAATTCCGCAGTCACGGGTTCGAAATCACCAGCATGGACAAGATCGCCGCCACCGCCGGTGTGTCCAAACGCACGGTGTACAACCACTTTCCCAGCAAGGAAGAGTTGTTCGCCGAGATCCTCAATCAGCTGTGGGCGCGGATCATTGCCGAGCCATCGGTCAGCTACAACCGCGAGCAGCCGTTGCGCGAGCAGTTGCGGCAAATGCTCCGAGAAAAAATGCAGATGATGGCCGATGAGAATTTCCTCACCCTGGCTCGGGTGGCGATTGCAGCGACCATTCATTCTCCGGAGCGCGCGCAAAACATGATCGAGCGCATGGGCGAACGTGAGGAAGGATTGACCGTCTGGATTCGCGCCGCTCAGGCCGATGGCCGCTTGCAGGCGGTCGATCCGGAGTTTGCCGCGCATCAGGTGCAGGGCTTGCTCAAGACCTTCGCGTTCTGGCCACAGGTGTCGATGGGGCGCGCGGTGCTTGATATCGAGATGCAGCACAGCGTGGCGGAATCGGCACTGGACATGTTCCTGGCGCGTTATCAGCGCTGA
- a CDS encoding MBL fold metallo-hydrolase: MANPVSLPDNTSTPEASRQDQGSFRNHAPVQREGVRKMLRILWNMIFHKPHNTRPAAAIPVQPLTREDLLAAPNHSVYRLGHSTLLLKMRDKFWITDPVFAERASPVQWAGPKRFHQPPISIDELPPIEAVILSHNHYDHLDYEAVLKLAAKTTYFLTPLGVGDTLIKWGIDASKVRQYDWWQGTEIAGIRFIATPSQHFSGRGLFDGNSTLWASWVMIDADTRIFFSGDSGYFDGFKRIGEQYGPFDLTLMETGAYNVEWPHVHMQPEETLQAHIDLKGRWLFPIHNGTFDLAMHAWYEPFDRILALAWERSVAITTPQMGEAFNIAQPQRGSAWWLAVEGESEVVAQNA; this comes from the coding sequence ATGGCCAATCCAGTTTCTCTTCCGGATAACACTTCCACGCCTGAAGCCTCTCGTCAGGATCAGGGGTCGTTTCGCAACCACGCGCCCGTGCAGCGTGAAGGCGTGCGAAAAATGCTGCGGATTCTGTGGAACATGATCTTCCACAAACCACACAACACACGACCTGCTGCGGCGATCCCGGTGCAGCCGTTGACCCGCGAAGACCTGCTGGCAGCGCCAAACCACAGCGTGTATCGCCTCGGCCACTCGACCCTGTTGCTGAAAATGCGCGACAAATTCTGGATCACCGATCCGGTCTTTGCAGAGCGTGCCTCGCCGGTGCAATGGGCTGGCCCGAAACGTTTCCATCAGCCACCGATCAGCATTGACGAACTGCCGCCGATCGAAGCGGTGATCCTCTCGCACAATCATTACGACCACCTCGACTACGAGGCCGTACTCAAACTCGCGGCCAAAACGACTTACTTCCTGACGCCGCTGGGCGTCGGCGACACCCTGATCAAATGGGGCATCGACGCCAGCAAGGTGCGCCAGTACGACTGGTGGCAGGGCACCGAAATCGCCGGCATCCGCTTCATCGCCACGCCGTCGCAGCACTTCTCCGGCCGCGGCCTGTTCGACGGCAACAGCACCTTGTGGGCGTCATGGGTGATGATCGACGCCGACACACGCATCTTCTTCAGCGGCGACAGCGGCTACTTCGACGGCTTCAAACGCATCGGCGAACAATACGGCCCGTTTGACTTGACCCTGATGGAAACCGGCGCCTACAACGTCGAATGGCCTCACGTGCACATGCAGCCGGAAGAAACCCTGCAAGCGCACATCGACCTCAAAGGCCGCTGGCTCTTCCCGATCCACAACGGCACGTTCGATCTGGCAATGCACGCCTGGTATGAACCGTTCGACCGCATCCTCGCACTGGCGTGGGAGCGCAGCGTCGCCATCACCACGCCGCAGATGGGCGAGGCGTTCAACATTGCTCAACCGCAACGCGGCAGCGCTTGGTGGTTGGCGGTTGAAGGGGAAAGTGAGGTGGTGGCTCAGAATGCCTGA
- a CDS encoding DUF2025 family protein produces the protein MRITSQLICQAADDLKGFVGLNRKTGQYIVRFSEDSFGMDVADDGIIAASEFVWAPVSATTMTLKRELIQLLLDQHIDDRINITEPLRVYMSKVEVPEIVAVRSLVRG, from the coding sequence ATGCGCATCACCTCCCAACTCATCTGCCAGGCCGCCGACGATCTCAAGGGCTTCGTCGGCCTCAACCGCAAGACCGGCCAGTACATCGTGCGCTTCAGCGAGGATTCGTTCGGCATGGACGTGGCCGATGACGGCATCATTGCGGCCAGTGAATTTGTCTGGGCGCCCGTTTCGGCAACGACCATGACGTTGAAGCGTGAGTTGATTCAGCTACTGCTGGACCAACACATCGACGACCGAATCAACATCACCGAGCCGTTGCGGGTTTACATGAGCAAAGTCGAGGTGCCGGAGATCGTTGCGGTGCGCAGTCTGGTGCGGGGCTGA
- a CDS encoding PepSY domain-containing protein, whose protein sequence is MKTLTALFTAAALTLTAGLAQADVRIDQVPQLVKDGKIKSLESMNAEALKLHPGATITDTDIDNHFNGYEYEVELKTADGKEFDVDFDATTGKVLSDKQDT, encoded by the coding sequence ATGAAAACTTTGACTGCCCTGTTTACTGCCGCTGCCCTGACCCTCACCGCTGGCCTGGCTCAGGCTGATGTTCGCATCGACCAAGTGCCGCAACTGGTCAAGGACGGCAAAATCAAATCGCTGGAATCGATGAACGCCGAAGCGCTGAAACTGCACCCGGGCGCCACGATTACCGACACCGATATCGATAACCACTTCAACGGTTATGAGTACGAAGTTGAACTGAAAACCGCTGACGGCAAAGAGTTCGACGTAGACTTTGATGCCACCACCGGTAAAGTGCTGAGCGACAAGCAAGACACTTGA